The following coding sequences lie in one Miscanthus floridulus cultivar M001 chromosome 9, ASM1932011v1, whole genome shotgun sequence genomic window:
- the LOC136479288 gene encoding glutathione S-transferase T2-like, translating into MTHETHAYEDVQVGAGVEEDEVQAAACAGVVEVQSSAGGNKHPRVPRPNAKRQKNFIPNEDEIVVSAWLNVSKDPVQGANQSHSSFWRRIYDYYETHRKSFASRTESSLMHRWMYILENVNKYCSCYDAIDHRNQSGKTIQDKDEEKWKAKRRELAELKQACNKKKKVRLDSTPTNVQVNITEDVTEIAPPESEA; encoded by the exons ATGACACATGAAACGCACGCATATGAGGACGTGCAGGTAGGAGCCGGTGTTGAAGAAGATGAAGTGCAGGCAGCAGCATGTGCTGGAGTTGTAGAAGTGCAGTCCAGTGCTGGTGGTAATAAACACCCACGTGTTCCAAGGCCAAACGCCAAGAGGCAAAAAAATTTCATTCCGAACGAGGATGAAATTGTTGTCTCGGCTTGGTTGAACGTCAGCAAAGATCCTGTGCAAGGTGCTAATCAGTCTCATTCCTCCTTTTGGCGTAGAATTTATGATTACTATGAGACCCACAGGAAGTCATTTGCAAGCCGAACAGAAAGTTCACTAATGCATAGATGGATGTATATTTTGGAGAATGTCAACAAGTATTGTTCTTGCTATGATGCGATTGACCATAGAAATCAAAGTGGAAAAACCATTCAAGACAAG GATGAAGAGAAGTGGAAGGCCAAGAGGAGGGAACTTGCAGAGCTAAAGCAAGCTTGTAACAAGAAAAAGAAGGTTCGCCTAGACTCCACTCCCACGAATGTACAAGTCAACATCACTGAAGATGTCACTGAGATTGCACCTCCAGAGTCCGAAGCCTGA
- the LOC136479289 gene encoding uncharacterized protein: MAAEKSLFQRELEDSLSDDDDCLIMSAAAIVETYSNKKGRHGGSVPGHKVIYRDREGGHQRMFQDYLADDPTYGPNLFRQRYRMSQDLFVRITNDVESYDDYFVQKMSAANVLGLSCFQKVTAAFRMLTYGVPADATDEYVRIEEITVIESLRRFIAAVVDLFEEEYLRYHNEADTTRLLVFGEQNGFLGML, from the exons ATGGCTGCTGAGAAATCTCTGTTTCAAAGAGAATTAGAAGATTCTTTATCAGACGATGATGATTGTCTCATCATGTCAGCAGCTGCAATTGTTGAAACATATTCAAATAAAAAAGGAAGACATGGTGGTTCTGTTCCAGGGCATAAAGTTATTTACCGAGATAGAGAAGGCGGGCACCAAAGGATGTTTCAAGATTACTTGGCTGATGATCCGACATATGGCCCAAATTTATTCCGTCAGAG gTACAGGATGAGTCAGGACCTTTTCGTACGCATAACGAATGATGTAGAATCATACGATGACtactttgtgcaaaaaatgagTGCAGCCAATGTTCTTGGATTAAGTTGCTTCCAGAAAGTCACAGCAGCATTTCGTATGCTAACATATGGAGTTCCAGCTGATGCTACGGATGAGTATGTTCGCATTGAAGAAATTACCGTAATTGAGAGCCTACGTAGGTTCATTGCTGCAGTTGTTGATTTATTTGAAGAAGAATACCTTAGATATCATAATGAGGCTGACACAACACGCTTACTGGTATTCGGTGAGCAAAATGGTTTTCTTGGGATGTTATGA